Proteins encoded together in one Cicer arietinum cultivar CDC Frontier isolate Library 1 chromosome 4, Cicar.CDCFrontier_v2.0, whole genome shotgun sequence window:
- the LOC101489730 gene encoding pyruvate kinase isozyme A, chloroplastic-like, which yields MAMIFKSMSASTSDLSFVRQSCISGNPSLDLKNRAFNFGFCCKGEEKWKVKYGVAKVRATVELGVKKGSNVALEGTLGLDLVSEGELMVKGFRGLRKTKLVCTVGPACSSLEDLEKLAMGGMNVARLNMCHGSREWHRDVIRKIKKMNEEKGFSVSVMIDTEGSQIHVVDHGAPSSVKVEEDSTWLFTTEHFEGSRPFTVQANYKGFSEGIEVGDELVIDGGMACFVVIEKTGNDLHCKCIDAGLFLPGAKFSCWRDGKLVRRNYKFPTLSTKDWADINFGIAEGVDFFALSFVNHADSVKDLKNYLSSKSPKSIKVLAKVESLESLNNLEEIVKASDGIVVARGDLGVEIPLEQIPTVQEHIVRICRQQNKPVIVASQLLESMVEYPTPTRAEVADVSEAVRQYADALMLSGESAIGSFGQKALAVLDMTSSRMESWSREENRQNLLNNHKLGASLPDCITEQICNCAVEMANKLGVDAIFVYTKHGYMASLLSRNRPDPPIFAFTNDESTRMALNLQWGVVPLLVDLSDDAESNISKSVELMKSKELINKGDVVLVVSDVAPTRTTPMALQSIQVKTII from the exons ATGGCAATGATTTTCAAGTCAATGTCCGCTTCAACAAGCGATCTAAGCTTTGTGAGACAATCTTGTATATCTGGAAACCCTTCATTAGATTTGAAAAATAGGGCTTTCAATTTTGGATTTTGTTGCAAGGGAGAAGAGAAATGGAAGGTAAAATATGGGGTTGCTAAGGTTCGAGCAACAGTGGAATTGGGTGTGAAAAAAGGAAGCAATGTTGCATTGGAGGGAACTTTAGGGTTGGATTTGGTTTCAGAAGGAGAGTTAATGGTGAAGGGTTTTAGAGGGTTGAGGAAGACAAAGCTTGTGTGCACTGTTGGTCCTGCTTGTAGTTCATTGGAGGATTTAGAGAAGTTGGCAATGGGTGGAATGAACGTTGCAAGGCTTAATATGTGTCATGGTAGTAGAGAATGGCACCGTGATGTTATTAGGAAGATTAAGAAGATGAATGAGGAAAAGGGTTTTTCTGTTTCTGTTATGATTGATACTGAGGGTAGTCAGATTCATGTTGTTGATCATGGAGCACCTTCTTCGGTTAAAGTAGAG GAAGATTCAACTTGGTTGTTTACTACTGAACATTTTGAGGGTTCTCGTCCATTCACCGTTCAAGCAAACTATAAAGGCTTTTCTGAAG GTATTGAAGTAGGTGATGAACTTGTTATTGATGGTGGAATGGCATGCTTTGTAGTCATTGAAAAAACTGGAAATGATTTGCACTGTAAGTGCATAGATGCTGGTCTTTTCTTACCTGGAGCCAAATTTAGTTGCTGGAGAGATGGAAAGCTTGTAAGGAGGAATTACAAGTTCCCCACTCTATCAACAAAG GATTGGGCTGACATTAACTTTGGTATAGCTGAGGGTGTTGATTTTTTTGCCTTATCCTTTGTCAATCATGCTGACTCTGTTAAGGATTTAAAGAACTACCTCTCTTCCAAATCACCCAA ATCCATAAAAGTATTGGCAAAGGTAGAAAGCCTAGAATCGCTTAATAATCTGGAGGAAATAGTGAAAGCTTCAGATGGGATCGTGGTAGCTCGTGGTGACCTTGGAGTCGAAATACCACTTGAACAAATTCCAACAGTCCAGGAGCATATTGTTCGCATTTGCAGACAACAAAATAAGCCAGTGATTGTAGCTTCTCAGCTTCTTGAGTCAATGGTTGAGTATCCAACACCAACTCGTGCTGag GTAGCAGATGTTTCTGAAGCAGTTCGACAATATGCGGATGCTTTGATGTTATCTGGTGAGTCAGCTATTGGTTCATTTGGACAGAAAGCTTTGGCAGTGTTGGATATGACTAGCAGTAGAATGGAATCATGGAGTAGAGAGGAAAACAGACAAAATCTTCTCAATAACCATAAACTTGGAGCATCATTGCCAGATTGCATCACTGAGCAAATATGCAATTGTGCTGTTGAAATGG CTAACAAACTTGGCGTGGATGCCATCTTTGTATACACAAAGCATGGTTACATGGCATCGTTACTATCACGCAACCGTCCAGATCCTCCTATCTTCGCTTTCACCAACGATGAGAGTACCCGCATGGCGCTGAATTTGCAATGGGGTGTTGTACCACTTCTTGTTGATTTATCAGATGACGCTGAATCCAACATCTCAAAATCTGTGGAGCTTATGAAATCCAAAGAATTGATCAACAAAGGAGATGTTGTTCTAGTGGTCTCAGATGTTGCTCCAACACGTACAACTCCCATGGCTCTCCAATCAATTCAGGTTAAGACAATTATCTAG
- the LOC101490044 gene encoding uncharacterized protein, protein MAYLRPTLSQLSLSQSNFPTNYNSQHCFFHKRIAKFQTFTTSKSFNPNRVCCSSQDTQKNQNNGEEPPESLFMKELKRRGMTPTSLLEDYKQTNYGVDEEVFVNEENRGFPNRKTVSTNVERGLDNQRERSMALNSEGLEGLVPRAKLLLTLGGTFFLAFGPLILITVALFSALYFYFGPSFVHDGSKMSLSPPQYVDPYALLEDERISQIQIAPQLN, encoded by the exons ATGGCGTATTTGAGACCCACCCTTTCTCAACTTTCCCTTTCCCAATCCAATTTTCCCACAAATTATAATTCCCAACACTGCTTTTTCCACAAAAGGATCgcaaagtttcaaactttcacTACTTCCAAGTCCTTCAATCCTAATAGGGTCTGTTGTAGTTCTCAAGATACCCAGAAGAACCAAAACAATg GAGAAGAGCCTCCAGAGTCATTATTTATGAAGGAATTGAAGAGGAGAGGTATGACCCCTACATCATTACTTGAGGATTACAAGCAAACCAACTATGGAGTTGATGAAGAAGTTTTTGTGAATGAAGAAAATAGAGGTTTCCCTAACAGAAAAACGGTGTCGACCAATGTTGAGAGAGGTTTAGACAATCAGAGGGAGCGGTCTATGGCACTGAACAGTGAAGGTCTCGAG GGCTTAGTACCTCGAGCTAAACTTCTATTGACACTTGGAGGAACATTCTTTTTGGCATTTGGACCGTTGATCCTCATAACTGTGGCATTATTTTCTGCTCTTTACTTT TATTTTGGACCGAGTTTTGTCCACGACGGAAGCAAGATGTCACTATCACCTCCACAATATGTAGACCCTTATGCACTCTTAGAAGATGAAAGGATATCTCAGATACAGATAGCACCTCAGCTAAATTGA
- the LOC101511648 gene encoding amino acid permease 6-like, with amino-acid sequence MAQSSFSIDDGKYDDDGGIKRTGTWITGSAHIVTAVIGSGVLSLAWAIAQLGWIAGSIVLILFSLITLLTSFLLADCYRYPDPVHGARNPTYMVMVKNILGGTQYMLCGLAQYTNLIGCTIGYTLTASISMTAIKKSNCFHKYGHEANCNTSNYPFMAIFGVSQILLSQIPDFHELSWLSIVAAVMSFGYASIGIGLSIAKIAEPGHHVKTGLTGLVVGVDETSYEKLWNTFQAIGNIAFAYAFSMVIVEIQDTLKSSPPENQAMKKSNVVGITVTTFFYALCGLLGYEAFGNKAPGNFLTGFGFYEPFWLVDIGNLLIIIHLVGAYQVFAQPVFSLVESWGSKCWPESKLMTKEYYIKIPLVGIYRINIFRVIWRTMYVIFTTVMAMIFPFFNSVVGLLGAISFFPLTVYFPTEMYLTQAKVPKFSPIWIGMKMLSVFCFIVTLVAAVGSVEGIISDLKTYKPFQTN; translated from the exons ATGGCACAGAGTAGCTTCTCCATAGATGATGGAAAGTATGATGATGATGGTGGCATAAAAAGAACAG GAACATGGATAACAGGAAGTGCACACATAGTGACAGCTGTAATAGGATCTGGAGTGTTATCATTGGCATGGGCTATTGCACAATTAGGATGGATTGCTGGCTCAATTGTTCTCATTCTTTTCTCTCTCATCACTCTCCTCACTTCTTTTCTTCTAGCTGATTGTTATAGGTATCCTGATCCTGTTCATGGGGCCAGAAATCCTACCTATATGGTGATGGTCAAAAATATTCTAG GAGGAACTCAATACATGTTATGTGGATTGGCTCAGTACACAAATCTTATAGGTTGTACCATCGGTTACACTCTTACAGCATCCATTAGCATGAC GGCCATAAAAAAATCCAATTGCTTTCATAAGTATGGGCATGAAGCAAATTGCAATACATCCAATTATCCATTCATGGCAATATTTGGAGTTTCACAGATTTTACTAAGCCAAATTCCAGATTTCCATGAACTTTCATGGCTCTCTATTGTTGCAGCCGTCATGTCCTTTGGTTATGCTTCCATAGGCATTGGTCTCTCCATAGCCAAAATTGCAG AGCCAGGACACCATGTCAAGACAGGGTTAACAGGGCTTGTTGTTGGAGTGGATGAAACAAGTTATGAGAAGTTGTGGAATACCTTCCAAGCAATTGGAAACATAGCTTTTGCATATGCTTTCAGTATGGTCATTGTTGAGATACAG GACACATTAAAATCAAGTCCACCAGAAAATCAAGCCATGAAGAAATCAAACGTCGTTGGAATCACAGTGACCACATTCTTTTATGCATTATGTGGTCTTCTAGGATATGAAGCATTTGGAAACAAGGCACCAGGAAACTTCTTAACAGGATTTGGCTTTTATGAACCATTTTGGCTAGTTGACATTGGTAATCTTCTCATCATTATTCATCTTGTGGGAGCTTATCAg GTATTTGCACAACCCGTATTTAGTTTAGTGGAAAGTTGGGGTAGTAAGTGTTGGCCAGAAAGCAAGTTAATGACAAaggaatattatataaaaattccATTGGTTGGAATATATAGAATAAATATCTTTAGGGTGATATGGAGGACAATGTATGTGATATTCACAACAGTGATGGCTATGATATTTCCATTCTTCAACAGCGTTGTGGGTTTGTTAGGAGCAATATCTTTTTTTCCTTTGACCGTGTACTTTCCAACAGAGATGTACCTTACACAAGCTAAAGTGCCCAAATTTTCTCCTATATGGATAGGAATGAAAATGCTTAGTGTATTTTGCTTTATTGTCACTCTTGTTGCTGCAGTTGGATCAGTTGAAGGTATCATCTCAGACCTCAAGACCTATAAGCCCTTCCAGACTAATTGA